The genomic window GGCATGCACAGCCTGCCGCTGGTACCCGGCTGGGATGCCGCCGGCCTTGTCGCCGCAGTGGGAGCACAGGTAAGCCACCTCAAAGTCGGTGATGCCGTCTTCGTACACTCCCCTATCGGCCAGCAGGGTGCCTATGCCGACTACCTGGCGGTGGATGCACAGTTCGTCGCCCCCAAGCCCGACAGCCTGAGCTTTGTACAAAGCGCCGCGGTGCCGCTGGCGGCCCTAACCGCCTGGCAGGGACTGCTGCACGACGGCCAGCTCAAGGCCGGCCAGCGGCTACTGATACATAATGCCGCCGGGGGCGTGGGCAGTTTCGCGGTACAGATCGCCAGGCATGTCGGCGCCCGGGTGATGGCCTGCGCATCGGCCCGCAACCGGGACTATGTGCTGGCGCTCGGCGCCGATGAATACATCGACTATCAGCAGGCGCCCTTCGAGGATCAGGTCGACGCAGTGGATCTGGTCTTTGCCGCCACAGGAGGCAATGACATACTGCCGCGCTCACTGCAGGTGATCAAGCCGGGCGGCCGGCTGGTATCCACCTTCGACGACATGCCACAGGCCCATGCACTGGAATGCCAGGTGGAGTTCACACGCATGTGGGTGAAACCCGACAGTAAGAGCCTTAGCCTGATCGCCGAGCTGATCGACCAACACCGAATCCGCGTCCCCATCGATTCGGTCTACCCACTGGAGCATGCACACCAGGCCATGCAGCGCAGCGAGAGTGGCCGTGCGGTCGGCAAGATCGTGCTCAACCTGAACCCGTCCATCAGTGGGCTCTAAACAGCCCCCATGCCTGTCATTAACAGAGCGTCCCCTGCCGGTGTCGCTCTGTCTACGGAGCCCCCAGTGCAGCGTCTTTGAGGGCGCACCGCCAGACAGGCTGCTAACGATAAAGCAGCCTGGAGCCTTCGGAAATCAGATCCAGCCCATAGTGGGCGCCCTGGCTCTGGGTCACCAGACGATCAATGGGCTCAAGATAGAGCACATAACTGCTGTGATGAATGGGGACCACCTTGGTCGGCGACAGCGCTCTTGCCAGCTGCACTGCAGCGTCTGCCCCCATGCTTATTTTTCCAAGCGGCCCCGGGGTGCCGACCCTGCCCAGGTGGGGCATCAGAATATCCAGCGGGCCCCGCGCCCTCACCGCCTGGATAACATCCTCGGCAGCCAGGGTATCGCCCGTCCAGTAGAGCGTTTTTTTCCAGTCCCCCTGGGTAACGTCGATCCAGTAGCCATTACCCAGCCCTAAAAGAGGGTCGATACTTGCATCGCCTGAATGGTGAGCCAGTACCGCCGTAAATGTCACTGTTCCAGCACCCGCCTGATAACTGACGCTCTCATTCCAGGCCCGTGACGTCAGCGCAGAAAACCCCTTTTCCTGCATTTTCTGTGCATCATGGGACGGTGCTACCAGCGGCATGTTCCTGGGCAACTGTTGCTCGGCCGCCTGATCAAAGTGATCTTCATGGGCATGGCTGAGGACAACCAGATCAACAGCGGCGCTCTGGGCATCAGCTCCATAGGACAGACAGCGTCCGGCTACGTATACTCCCGGTTTGGTCTATAAACGCCACCTGGAACCCGCCAATGTCATCCCTTGTTTACTGTACCGCCCAGTTCAAGCCGCGCCCTGGCAAGGACGCCGAACTCTTTGCCACATTGCAGACCCTCGAACCCAATACGCTGCGCGAAGACGGCTGTGTGCAGTACCGCGTCACCCGCCAGGTCAGTAGCCCCTTCGCCGACGGCGAGAGCTACCCCATCGTCTTCCATGAGATATGGCAGGACATGAACGCCTTCGAGCAACACTGCCAGCGCCGCGAGATCAGCGCGTTTTTCAGCCGTTACTGCGAAGCACCCGATGGTTTGGCAGAGGCCTGGAATGTCTGTGTCTATTCCGACGCCGCCGATGAGCCGGCCTGAGGGCAGACCGGAATAGCTGCGATTCGCACTTAGAAACATGCCGCCAGGATACCTGATATAGGCCCTGCACAGCTGGCTCGGCCTGCCACGGGCGAGCCGATGTCGCGCCCTGTCACAAACAGGTTTTACGGCCAAAGTGCTGCTAGGATTAGCGTTACCGCGCCGGGGTCGCCCCTGGGCGTACGGGCCGGTTAATCCCAGACCCCTCGCATTCAGCATGCCTGTACGGGATCCAATAATGATAAGACCTAGCAGCCTGTCGGACTTAACACTGACCTACTCGACTCGGGCATCCTGCTTCGCCCTACCGCCTGCATCCATGCAGTCGTGCGGCCAAGCCCGGCAAGCTGCGAGCAGCTGCCCGCCTGAGCTTGTCACCGACTGCCCACGGCGCTGCTTCCACGAGTACGCAACCTCCCTGTTCTATCTTTGCCCCGCGCTAGTGCTGTATTCCCTGGCAACTCGGGTCCCTGACTGATGTATAAAACCTACCAGCACGACTCCCTCGCCGAGGCCGACAAAACCCTTAATCAGCTGCTGAATGTCCTTGTCGAGGGCACCTGGGACTGGCGCGCCGACACAGGCCATGTCGCACGCAACCCCGGCTGGTACCGCATGCTGGGCTATGCAACAGGCGAGCTGAAACAGGATGTCTTTAGCTGGGAAAACATCATTCACCCGGATGATTATGCCCGCGTCGTTGATTATATCGAAAGCTTCATCAGCGGTGCCCGGGAAGACTACTGCATCGAATATCGCTGCAAAAAAGCCGACAACACTTACCTCTGGATACGGGATCGCGCCCATATTATCAGCCGCCACCCCGATGGCAGCGCCTCCCGCATCATCGGTGCCCACGAGAACATCCATCAGTACAAAACCATTCAGGTTGAACTGATGGAACAGAACAGACACCTGCGCGATGGCAGCATCACGCTAGAGAAT from Marinobacterium aestuarii includes these protein-coding regions:
- a CDS encoding NADP-dependent oxidoreductase, which translates into the protein MKAAYINAYGNVEQLIVGTLPKPEIAPDQVLISVIAAGVNPVDFHVRNGMFRDSGMHSLPLVPGWDAAGLVAAVGAQVSHLKVGDAVFVHSPIGQQGAYADYLAVDAQFVAPKPDSLSFVQSAAVPLAALTAWQGLLHDGQLKAGQRLLIHNAAGGVGSFAVQIARHVGARVMACASARNRDYVLALGADEYIDYQQAPFEDQVDAVDLVFAATGGNDILPRSLQVIKPGGRLVSTFDDMPQAHALECQVEFTRMWVKPDSKSLSLIAELIDQHRIRVPIDSVYPLEHAHQAMQRSESGRAVGKIVLNLNPSISGL
- a CDS encoding MBL fold metallo-hydrolase; this translates as MSYGADAQSAAVDLVVLSHAHEDHFDQAAEQQLPRNMPLVAPSHDAQKMQEKGFSALTSRAWNESVSYQAGAGTVTFTAVLAHHSGDASIDPLLGLGNGYWIDVTQGDWKKTLYWTGDTLAAEDVIQAVRARGPLDILMPHLGRVGTPGPLGKISMGADAAVQLARALSPTKVVPIHHSSYVLYLEPIDRLVTQSQGAHYGLDLISEGSRLLYR
- a CDS encoding putative quinol monooxygenase, encoding MSSLVYCTAQFKPRPGKDAELFATLQTLEPNTLREDGCVQYRVTRQVSSPFADGESYPIVFHEIWQDMNAFEQHCQRREISAFFSRYCEAPDGLAEAWNVCVYSDAADEPA